A genomic segment from Salvia splendens isolate huo1 chromosome 13, SspV2, whole genome shotgun sequence encodes:
- the LOC121761126 gene encoding folylpolyglutamate synthase-like isoform X1 produces the protein MVKSVEIINSAFRGSNCITDNPIFPHPPPIHQPPLCISSPFSSSASHQHSLSIYTHKYIYQSNISASVNRTIFRFSSREAFRRIEVMSKDGNGSVDTMPSPYDEAMEALSSLITKRSRADNNNNGDRFDILFDYIKMLELEEPIKQMKVIHVAGTKGKGSTCTFAESIMRNCGFQTGLFTSPHLIDVRERFRLNGSDICEEKFLEYFWWCWDRLKERTSNEVPMPTYFRFLALLAFKIFAAEQVDVVILEVGLGGKFDATNVVENPVVCGIASLGYDHMEILGNTLGQIAGEKAGIFKSGIPAFTVPQPEEAMTVLVQKAAELGVNLQVADPLDPSLLSDEHLGLEGEHQYLNAGLAVALCSTWLQREGHVGINYLNQNTSLPEEFIRGLATASLQGRAQIVPDHLIESESPGDLVFYLDGAHSPESMEVCAKWFCLATKEDHNPSYNQSYNIAKGSHESGNSAPLRKYPTQILLFNCMSVRDPQLLLPRLINACTSHGVHFKKALFVPNTSVYYKVGTALPAADAQVDLSWQLTLQRLWESLIVGEKGRDPKNTELTCEAGNNDADKGCHNSENSTVFTSLPQAINWLRDSVRKNQSVRFQVLVTGSLHLVGDALRLIKK, from the exons ATGGTTAAAAGCGTTGAAATAATAAATAGCGCTTTCCGTGGGTCCAATTGTATAACAGACAACCCAATCTTTCCTCATCCTCCTCCCATTCACCAACCGCCACTCTGCATCTCTTCACCTTTTAGCTCGTCAGCTTCACACCaacactctctctctatatacacacacaaataCATATATCAATCAAACATCTCTGCTTCGGTGAATCGTACTATCTTCCGATTTTCAAGCAGGGAAGCATTCCGTCGGATAGAAGTGATGTCGAAAG ATGGAAATGGATCAGTAGACACTATGCCGTCTCCATACGACGAGGCGATGGAGGCTCTGTCTTCACTGATAACGAAGCGCAGCCGTGCAGATAACAATAACAATGGGGATCGGTTTGACATATTGTTTGATTACATTAAG ATGCTTGAACTAGAGGAGCCAATAAAACAGATGAAGGTTATTCATGTGGCGGGCACCAAAGGAAAG GGGTCAACCTGCACTTTCGCAGAATCTATTATGCGTAATTGTGGCTTCCAAACTGGGCTTTTCACATCTCCTCACCTTATTGATGTTCGAGAAAGATTTAGGCTTAATGG TTCAGATATTTGTGAAGAGAAGTTTCTGGAATACTTTTGGTGGTGTTGGGATCGACTAAAG GAAAGAACCTCCAATGAGGTACCCATGCCAACATATTTCCGTTTCCTCGCCTTGCTCGCCTTTAAGATATTTGCAGCTGAGCAG GTCGATGTTGTCATTTTGGAAGTTGGTTTAGGTGGAAAATTTGACGCTACAAATGTG GTTGAAAATCCAGTCGTCTGTGGCATAGCTTCCCTAGGGTATGATCACATGGAAATTCTTG GAAATACACTAGGACAAATTGCTGGGGAAAAGGCTGGAATCTTCAAG AGTGGTATTCCAGCCTTTACCGTACCACAACCTGAAGAAGCAATGACTGTTCTTGTGCAGAAGGCCGCAGAGCTCGGT GTAAATCTTCAAGTAGCTGATCCTTTAGATCCTAGCCTACTGAGTGATGAGCATCTTGGGCTTGAGGGTGAGCACCAATACTTAAATGCAGGACTTGCAGTTGCATTATGCTCAACTTGGCTTCAGAGGGAAGGTCATGTTGGAATCAATTATTTAAACCAGAAT ACCTCTCTCCCAGAGGAATTCATTAGAGGACTTGCGACTGCCTCTTTGCAAGGACGTGCTCAAATTGTCCCTGACCATCTTATTGAGAGTGAGAGCCCAGGAGATCTTGTCTTCTATTTGGATGGTGCCCACAGCCCCGAAAGTATGGAAGTATGTGCAAAATGGTTTTGTCTTGCAACCAAAGAAGATCATAACCCTTCATATAACCAGTCTTACAATATCGCTAAAGGATCACATGAATCAGGGAACAGTGCACCACTCAGAAAGTATCCTACTCAG ATTCTGTTGTTCAATTGTATGTCTGTGAGAGACCCTCAGTTGCTTCTTCCACGCTTGATAAATGCCTGCACTAGTCATG GAGTCCACTTCAAGAAGGCCTTATTTGTTCCAAACACGTCAGTGTATTACAAGGTGGGCACTGCTTTACCTGCTGCTGATGCTCAAGTTGATTTATCATGGCAGCTAACGCTTCAAAGATTATGGGAAAGTCTCATTGTTGGGGAAAAAG GTAGAGATCCCAAAAACACAGAATTAACGTGTGAAGCTGGCAATAACGATGCTGATAAAGGTTGTCATAACTCTGAGAACAGCACAGTTTTTACATCTCTTCCTCAAGCTATCAATTGGCTCAGGGACAGCGTCCGGAAAAATCAATCTGTTCGCTTCCAG GTCCTGGTGACGGGCTCGCTACATTTAGTAGGCGACGCGTTGCGATTAATCAAGAAGTAA
- the LOC121761126 gene encoding folylpolyglutamate synthase-like isoform X2, with the protein MWRAPKERGQPALSQNLLCVIVASKLGFSHLLTLLMFEKDLGLMDICEEKFLEYFWWCWDRLKERTSNEVPMPTYFRFLALLAFKIFAAEQVDVVILEVGLGGKFDATNVVENPVVCGIASLGYDHMEILGNTLGQIAGEKAGIFKSGIPAFTVPQPEEAMTVLVQKAAELGVNLQVADPLDPSLLSDEHLGLEGEHQYLNAGLAVALCSTWLQREGHVGINYLNQNTSLPEEFIRGLATASLQGRAQIVPDHLIESESPGDLVFYLDGAHSPESMEVCAKWFCLATKEDHNPSYNQSYNIAKGSHESGNSAPLRKYPTQILLFNCMSVRDPQLLLPRLINACTSHGVHFKKALFVPNTSVYYKVGTALPAADAQVDLSWQLTLQRLWESLIVGEKGRDPKNTELTCEAGNNDADKGCHNSENSTVFTSLPQAINWLRDSVRKNQSVRFQVLVTGSLHLVGDALRLIKK; encoded by the exons ATGTGGCGGGCACCAAAGGAAAG GGGTCAACCTGCACTTTCGCAGAATCTATTATGCGTAATTGTGGCTTCCAAACTGGGCTTTTCACATCTCCTCACCTTATTGATGTTCGAGAAAGATTTAGGCTTAATGG ATATTTGTGAAGAGAAGTTTCTGGAATACTTTTGGTGGTGTTGGGATCGACTAAAG GAAAGAACCTCCAATGAGGTACCCATGCCAACATATTTCCGTTTCCTCGCCTTGCTCGCCTTTAAGATATTTGCAGCTGAGCAG GTCGATGTTGTCATTTTGGAAGTTGGTTTAGGTGGAAAATTTGACGCTACAAATGTG GTTGAAAATCCAGTCGTCTGTGGCATAGCTTCCCTAGGGTATGATCACATGGAAATTCTTG GAAATACACTAGGACAAATTGCTGGGGAAAAGGCTGGAATCTTCAAG AGTGGTATTCCAGCCTTTACCGTACCACAACCTGAAGAAGCAATGACTGTTCTTGTGCAGAAGGCCGCAGAGCTCGGT GTAAATCTTCAAGTAGCTGATCCTTTAGATCCTAGCCTACTGAGTGATGAGCATCTTGGGCTTGAGGGTGAGCACCAATACTTAAATGCAGGACTTGCAGTTGCATTATGCTCAACTTGGCTTCAGAGGGAAGGTCATGTTGGAATCAATTATTTAAACCAGAAT ACCTCTCTCCCAGAGGAATTCATTAGAGGACTTGCGACTGCCTCTTTGCAAGGACGTGCTCAAATTGTCCCTGACCATCTTATTGAGAGTGAGAGCCCAGGAGATCTTGTCTTCTATTTGGATGGTGCCCACAGCCCCGAAAGTATGGAAGTATGTGCAAAATGGTTTTGTCTTGCAACCAAAGAAGATCATAACCCTTCATATAACCAGTCTTACAATATCGCTAAAGGATCACATGAATCAGGGAACAGTGCACCACTCAGAAAGTATCCTACTCAG ATTCTGTTGTTCAATTGTATGTCTGTGAGAGACCCTCAGTTGCTTCTTCCACGCTTGATAAATGCCTGCACTAGTCATG GAGTCCACTTCAAGAAGGCCTTATTTGTTCCAAACACGTCAGTGTATTACAAGGTGGGCACTGCTTTACCTGCTGCTGATGCTCAAGTTGATTTATCATGGCAGCTAACGCTTCAAAGATTATGGGAAAGTCTCATTGTTGGGGAAAAAG GTAGAGATCCCAAAAACACAGAATTAACGTGTGAAGCTGGCAATAACGATGCTGATAAAGGTTGTCATAACTCTGAGAACAGCACAGTTTTTACATCTCTTCCTCAAGCTATCAATTGGCTCAGGGACAGCGTCCGGAAAAATCAATCTGTTCGCTTCCAG GTCCTGGTGACGGGCTCGCTACATTTAGTAGGCGACGCGTTGCGATTAATCAAGAAGTAA